The Caldisericia bacterium genomic sequence TTTGATGAAGAAATTGAAATTGTGGGTATAAATTATAAAAATGGTATTGATGATAACATTGAACTACATAAAATAAAAAAGAGGGATAGAAGTAAAATTTTAATTGTACTTGTGCATGCATATCTTCTTCCTTTTAAAGCAAATTTTCCACATATTCCAATTGAAGAAATCTCAAAAATAAGCGAAGGAGATATTTTTTTAGTTGGTCACTATCATGATGGATATGGGATAAGAGAAATAAATGGAAAAATTTTTGTATCTCCAGGAAGCATTGCAAGAGATTCAAAAACTCAATTTGATAGGATACCACAAATTGCTCTTTTAAATATAAATAATGGAAAAATTGATATTAAGTTGGTAAAATTAAAAAATGTAAAAAGAAGAGAGGAAATTGAATTAAAAGAAGAGAGAGTTTTAAATTCTGAATTTTCTTTTCTTGAATATTTTAAGGCTCTTAAAGATGAAAATTTAGGTGCTTCAATTGATCCTGAAAAAATTTTAAATGAAATATTAAGTGATAGAAATATAGAAGATGAAGTAAAGGAAGAAGTTAAAAAAAGATATTATGAAGCAAAAGAGAGAATATATAAAAAATATTGATTATTTTAAGGAAAAATTTAATAAACTAAATAATAAAATAGAGAGTCTCTTAGATATAGAAAATAATAAAATTTTTATTGATTATATTTTAAAAAATAAAGAAAAAGTACCCATAGACACTTCAAATTTTAAATTTAATACTTTTTTTGTTGATGGCTCTATGTCAAAAATTGGAGAAAGTTTTCCAAATTTTTTCTATATTTTTAGATCTCTTTCATATTCTCCAAATTTAGATATTAAAATTTTTATCTATGATCTTTTTTCTCCTCTCATTGATGAAGATAGATTACTTTTTGAAGAAAAATTGCTTTATCTTCAAAATAAAAAAAATCAAAATGAAATTGATTTAAATATATTTGACATAAATTATGTTGAGGAATACTTAAGATATATTTTGATGGCTAAACTTGAGATAGAGGCAGCGAAGGAATCAATTAATTATCTTAATAAAGGAGATATGCTTTTTATGGATGGTTCTTTAAACCATTTTAAAGGTGAAGTGCCTCAAGAATTTAACTCTCTTCTTAAAATATGTTATGAAAAGGAAGTTTTGATATGCGGAGTAGTAGAAGACATTGGAAGTATGGTAATTTCAAATATTGTTAAAGAAAATGGAAATACAATGAAACCACATGATAAGGAACTTCTAATTGGAAATCTTAATGAGGGAGAAATGATTCATATAAAAGAACCATTTAGAAAAGAGGGATTTTCTATAACATTTTTAAGAATTTCTTCTGATCCAACGCCAATATCTTTCGAAATTCCAGTAAAGTGGGAAGATAAATATAAAGAAGTTGCTCAATTTCTAATGTTTATAACTGAAAAATATGGTAGAGGAGTTCCTATTTTCAGAGATTTCGCACATGAAGATGTAAAATTAACTGATAAGGAGAGTTATTTAATTTCAAAAAATTTTATAAAAAATGAATATTTAGAAAAACTTTTTAAACTTAAAAGGTGGCTAAGATGAGTGAAATATATGTAGTTGGGGAAAGTAATCAATTTGAAGTTTACATTGCTTCAAGAGAAGAAAGATTTTCATTAAGAGATTACTTTTTCATAAAGGATGAAAAAGAGTATCTTGGAGAAATTGTTGAATCATATACAATAAATAAATTTTTTCCAAGACCAGACACATTTTCAGAGAGAGATGAAAAAATAATTGAACATCTTAAAATTCTTGGTTTTGATATTGAAAAAGAAGATATTAATATTGCTAAAATTAAACTTCTTGATGAACCACCATATCCTATTAGAGTTGGAAGTAAAGCAAGAAGAGCCAATTTTTCAGAGATAAAAAACATTTTTAAAGTTGAAGAAAAGGGGTTAGTCCTTGGTGGAATTAAAAATAGCGAAAGATTTTATGATGAATTACCTCATAAACTCAAAAATTTATATAAAATAATTGAAGATGGAAAAGAGAGAGAACAAAGAGAGATCCCTTTTATTTTTACAATTGAAGAAATGATTCAATATCCACACATTGGAATTTTTGGTGGTTCTGGTTCTGGAAAATCTTTTCTTGTAAGAGTTATGATTGAGGAAATAGCAAAATTTGGATATCCTGCAATAATTTTTGATCCTCATTTTGAAATGAGTTTTTCAAGTTTAAATAAAGATGAAAAAGGATTATCTGATTTTATTAAAAATATTAGGGTTTTTACAGTAGGAGAAGATACTGGAATCGAATTTTCTGAAATTTCAGAAAGAGAACTTGAAAATCTTTTTAAATCAATTGGAGAGGTCGAAATTCCACAAGAAGATGCAATTTATAATGCATACCTAATGATGGGAAATGAAAGAAGTTTAACAAATTTTAGAGAAAATTTGATTTTCCTCTCACAAAAAAGTAAAGATGAGAGTGATAAAAATATTGTAAGTAGAAGCAGTGCGAGAGCAGTTTTAAGAAAATTAAGTCATCTTGAAAGATTAAACATATTTGGAAAAAGTGATAGAGAGCTTTTGAACTGGGTAAAAAGCGAAAAGATTGCTGTAATTCAAGGCTCTCTCGAAACTCTAAAAACTTTTGCATCATTTTTCTTAGAAAAAATTACTGAAAAAAGAAGAGAATATAAAGATGGAGAAAAGAAAGGTGAAAGAAAAGAATATTTCCCTCCTTTTTTTGTGATTTTGGATGAGGCTCATAATTTTGCTCCAAAAGAATCAATATACTTTATTCCATCAAAAAGAGTTTTAAAGACAATTTCACAAGAAGGAAGAAAATATGGAATTTTTTTAATTCTTTCAACTCAAAGACCTTCTCTACTTGATGACACAATTTTAGCACAACTCTCAACAAAATTTATTTTAAGAACAGTAAGAGAGACAGATCTTGATACAATTAGAAAAGAGACTGATCTTTCAGGAGTTGATATTGGAAGACTCCCATATTTAAAAACTGGAGATGCTTTTGTTTCATCAGCAATTTTTCAAAGATCAATTCCAATAAGAATTAGAAAAACTTTCACAAATCCACCACCCTCTAAAAACCCATTCCTTGAACTTAAAGAGAAAAAAGAAGACAAAAAAGAACAAATTCTTAATTATTTAAAGAGAGAAGGAGTTATTGAGGAAATTTTCTTTGAAAGAGTTATAAAAGATTTTGAGGTTGAAGGAGTTATTTTTAAAGATATTAATGAGATTAAAATTGTATTGAATGAACTTGAGAGAGAAGGATTAATAGAAAAAGAAGAAAATCCAATTACCACAATTTGGAGAATGAAAAATGCATATTAAAGAAATAGTTATTAAAAATTTTCAATCACACAAATATACAAAGATTACTCTTTCAGATAAAATAAATGTTTTTCTCGGAAAAGGAAATAGTGGTAAAAGCGCAATCATAAGAGCCTTAATTTGGGTCTTTTTCAATGAACCTCAAGGAACAAGTTTTATAAGAAAAAATGAACAAAGTGCTTTTGTATCAATAACACTTGATAGTGGTTTTAAGGTTATAAGAGAAAGAGGAGTTAATATAAATAAATATATTTTAATAACTCCAGAAGGAGAGAAAAAAGAATTTTCAAATTTTGGAAGAGAAGTTCCAGAAGAAATAAGAAAAGTTCTTGGAATAAAAACCCTTCCACTTGAAAATGGAAAAAAACTTAACCCTCAAATAAAAGATCAAATTGAAAATATTTATCTACTCGATGAACCACCTTCAACAATCCACTCTACTTTACTTACAATTTCAGGTGGACAAGTTTTTGACGAAGCAATAAATTCAATTCTTGTTGACCTTCAAAGATTAGATAGAAGAGAAAAAGATATCAAAAAGGAAATTGATGAAAAAAACAATTTACTTAAAAACTTTGAAGGAATAGATGAAAAAAAGGAAGAATTAGTTAAGATAAAAAACGAAATAGATGTTTTCAAAAAAATTCAAGAAAAGAAAAATATTTTTGAGAAATTAAAACTTGAATTAGAAAACATCAAAAAGGAGAAAGAAGAAATTGAACTAAATATTAACTCATTAAAAAGGGTAGAATTAATTGAGAAAGAGTCTGATTCTCTCAACTCTAAAAAAGATAAATTGATAAACTTAATAGATCTAAATCAAAAAATAGAAAAAGTAAGAGAAGAAATTAATAAAATTTCACATGATTTAAATTTGCTTAAGAAAAGCAATTTAAGTGAAGATTTATCTTTTGAATTAAAAATTAAAAATGAAAAATTAAATAATCTTAAAAATTTAAAAGTTAATCTTTTAAGAGTCAAAAATGATATTTTCAATTTGGAAAAGGAGTCTAAAGAAATTGAAAAGAAAATAATTGAGGATAAAAATCTATATGTTGCCTTAATATTGAATAGTAAAGTTTGTCCTATCTGTACAAGGGAAATTGATGAAAATATGAAAGAAAAGATCAAAGAGAATTTAAATAAAATGTGGAGGTAAGGTATGAGTAATGAGGATATCATTGCAAAAATTGATTTGATTCATCAAAAAATAAAACAGTATATAAAAAAGAGAGATGAGTTAACTGGAAAACTTGAAGCACTTAAAAAAAGGGAAGAAGAGATTTTTTTAGAACTGAAGGAAAAGTATGGTATTGAATCTATTGAAGAATTAAATGAAGAGATAAATAAACTTGAGAGAGAAATAAAAGAGAAAATAACAAAACTTGAATATTCAATAAAAGAGATAGAAAATGAACTCAATAGAAAGTATAGAGAATAATTTTTTCAAAATTTATCAATTTGTTGAAAGAAAATTAGGGGAGAGAGAAAGAATTAAAAAAGAAATTATAGAAAAAGAAAATGAATTAAAAAAAATTGAAAAAGATAAAATTATTTTAAAAAAAAGTGAAGAGATATTAAAAAATGCGTATGAGAGAATAAGAAAAAACACAATGGAAGGAATAGAGATACTTGTTAATAAAGCGCTACAAAAAATTTTTGATGATTTAGTATTTAGAATAGAACTTGAGGATGAAAGAAATAAAAAAGTTGCAAAACCTCTTATTAAAAAGATAACCCAAAATTTTGAGTTTGAGGGAGATCCACTTAATTCAAGTGGTGGAACTGTAAGTCAAATAATTTCTCTTGCTTTAAGAATAAGTATTCTTGAGAAGAGTCTTAATCCCAGATTTGAAGGTCCATTAATTTTAGATGAACCGCTTACTTTTCTTGATGAGGGAAGTAAAAGAAAAATTGGGGAGTTTATAAAATCAGTAAGTGAATATTTAAGAAGACAAATTATTTTAATAACTCATGATAGAATTTTAATGGAAATTGGGGATAAAACTTTCTATGTGACACAAGAGAATGGTGAAAGCATAGTTAAAGAGATTGAAAATATAGAAGAGATAGAGGAAATTTAAAAATTTGAAACTTTCCCCTTTTTTATTAGTTTAATATATTATACAATTTATAAGAATAGATATGAAAGGAGGTAAAATGAAATTTATTAAAATTGTTTTATTATTAATTGCTTTGTTGAGTCTACTATTTTCATTGAGTGCGTGCGCTATAAAAGAAAAAGAACAAATTGTAAAACTTTTTTATTACAATCCTGAACTTGATAAAGATCAAGAAGGTAATATTTTATGCAGTGAAAAAGGACTTGTTCCAGTTGAAAGAAAGATTAAAAGTGATAATGTAATTGAGAATACTATTAAACTTCTTTTAGATGGAAAATTGACAGATGAAGAGAAAAGCAAAGGAATTACAACAGAATATCCTCTTGAAGGTGTTAAATTAATTAAAAGTGAATTAAAAAATGGGACACTTATTTTAACTTTTGAAGATCCATATTTCAGAACATCTGGTGGTGCCTGTAGATCAAAAATATTGTGGCTTCAAATTGAATATACAGCAAAACAATTTGATGAAGTTAAAGAGGTAAAATTTTACCCAGAAGACCTTTTCCAACCATAAATGTTCTGTCATAAAAATTAATGTTACAAAAGTGTCTGACACTTTTGTAACATATTAAAAAGGGCTCCCAAATTTGGGAGCCCAAAGTTTTTTATCAAATAAAACCCTTTATGGATAGTAGGTGATTGTTACTTTCTGTAAAACCGGATCCCAGTCAACTTTTGCTCCAAATGCTTCTGCTATAAATCTAATTGGAACTACTGTTCTTCCTTGTGGTTCAACAGTAAATGGAGCAACATCTAATACATATGGTTTTCCATTTACATATGCAATTTTATTTCCAAGTTGCATATCAATAATAACCATTGATCCATCGCTCTTCTTAAGTTCAATATGAATTCCTTCAGTTTTTGGATCCCAATCAACTTTTGCTCCAAATGTTTCAGCAATAAATCTAAGTGGAACCATTGTTCTTCCAGGTGGCATTGTGAATGGAGCAATCTCATAAATAACTGTAGTTGTAACACCATCTTTTGTTACCTTTATAACTGGTGAGTCAATTATCATTTCAATTATTATCTCTCTTCTAAATTTAACTGTCTTTGAAACAGTTGATACATTTCCTGCTTTATCTTGTGCTTTCACTACAACCTGAATTTCATTTTCACCGACAGGAATTGTTAAGGTGTATGAGAACGATCCATCTGGATTTACTAAAACAGGTTCATCATTTATTGTAACTGTTGCACCAACTTCAGTTGTTCCCTTAATCTCAAATATCCTTTCTAAAACATTTTCTGGAATAATTACTTGAAGTTTTGGTGGAGTTGTATCAAGTGTAACTGAAATTCTTTTTGTTTTTGTTAGAGTTCCTTTTTCTGCTTTAATCACAATTGTATTTAATCCTTCAATTAATGTGTAAGAAGTTTCGAATTTTCCTTCTTCATCAACATCTATCTCTTCATCATTTATGTAAACAGTTGCACCCTTATCAGTTGAACCCTTAATTGTTATTACTGGAGTATTTACAAATGAAGGTATAGGTTCAACATTTAATGTTAGTGTTGGTGGTTTATAAGTTACATATATTTCTTTAATACCAATATTTCCAAATTCATCAACAGCGATAACTCTAATTCTATTTGTTCCTTCATCAAGTGTTACATAAGTCATAAATGTGCCGTCTGGAAGAAGGTCAACTCTCATTCCATTTACATAGACTGCTGTCACTGAAGATTCATCTGATACTTTTCCTATAACTTCAATTTTTGTTTTTTGAGTTTCGCTTCCATCCTCTGGTTCAAGTATAGTTATTTCAGGAGGAGTTGTATCTTCTGTTACCTCTCTTGCATAGAAATAGTCATAGAAAACATACTCCTTATCTTGTTTCTTTACTACAATATCATATCCACCTGCATATTTTGGTTTAAAGTCGGTAAAAACAACTGTGCCTGAATTGTCAGTATATCCTTTCAAGTCATATACTGTTTGAGCATAGTTATATGCAAATGTTATTCCCACTTCTGCACCTAAAATAGGATTATTATGAGCATCTACAACAGTTATCTTAATTCTATTTGGTTTATTAACAATTGCCTTATCAATTATTGTTCCTTGAGGTGTTGAAATTTCTACAGTCACCTTTACTGATACAAGATCAAATTCATTTAAAATGACATATTTTCCAACTGGAGTATCATTTGTTGTGTAGTAAAGAATAACTTTTGGTGAATCTTTTAGTGTTGGATTTTTGTTATCTCTTCCATTAACTGTTAATGTTCCAGACGAAACTCCACTTAGTGAAACCTTATTCATAATTACTGTTCTAAATCCAAATGGCGCACCATAAGAATCAAGTTTTCCATCTGCTCCAACCTCTTTTGCATAGAATGGTGCATTTGTTATTGGATCAAATAGTGAGAATGTTACAACTTCATTTATTTCAGCAGAAAGAATATTATCTTGTGGAGTTATAACCAACTTTGGTTTAACAATTGGGATATCAATTTCTCCGTATGTATCTCTATTTGGTCCAATTGCAACAATTTTTGCTTCTCCTTCTTCAAGATATGGTTCACCAAGAGTAAGTGTAAATGTACCATTCATATTATTTACAAATGTTGAGCCTTTCGAACCAATTGCTATCATCTCTGAACCATTAGGAACACCTGGCGCATTTATCAAAAGTTGATGTTTTCTTCCAGCAAGAATCTTGTTATAGGTTGTTATTCCATCTATAGAAAGAAGAGATATATTAAGAGTTTTCTTTGGTTTAATAACAAATGCATAAGGTAAATATCCCATAATTTTTGAAGTTGGAATACTTGGATCACCAGTATAAACTTTAACAAGAGTGTATCTTCCAACTTCAAATGGTGTTCTTTCTTTTTCAGGATCTGCTGCGTGGTTAAATCCTACATTGAGTTGAGTATAAACTCCATTAACAATATTTTGATTAAGAGGATCAAGGTGGGATGCATCAATTGTAATTTTTGGTGTTGCTCCACCTACATTAAACATATCTCCTACAGGTGAACCATCTTTGTTATATCCCCAAATCTCTACCCAAGCATTATTTCTTGGAACACCATTCTCATCAAGAACTGTAACACTTATACTACCTACTCCACCTTGAACAATCTCTTGTGGTGCTGTTTCAACTTTTATCTTAAATCCTAAAATATTTGTGAATTTATTGAATAATTTAAAGTTAATTTCACTATCAGAAACTTTTCCATTTTCTTCATCACTTCTATTATCAACACCTCTTAAGGTAAATTTTAGATTAATTGGAAGTTCAGTGTACATACAAGGTATAAATTTAAGTTTAATTTCAGTATCGCTTCTTGAAATCTCCTCAACAAATATTGTGTCATCTTTATCAATTTCATATCCTTTTGCTGGATCAAAAACAACAAGGCCAGGTGTTGGTGGTTGATGGAATCCGAAAACAAGAATATACTCTTCTCCTACAACTGCTGGAATCATCTCTCTATCTAATCTTACAGATTTTAGATCAATGTAAGCATATGGATTATAAAGAGATAGTGGTTGAATTGGTAAAGATAAAAGAACCGCACCAGCAACTTTAACAAGTAGTGACCCACTTCCTGTTCCAACTGGAGTTAGAGAAATAAGATATGTTCCTTTTGTTATTGGTTTAACTAACTTATTTTGGAGTGTCCAACCTGGTGGAAGTTCAAACGTGAACTTATCTTTAAGATTTAAAGACAATTCATCAAGAGGATTTCCTGATGAATCTGTAACAAAAATTGTGAAGTAATTTAATTTATTTGCATAAAGAACTGTTGGTTCAACAAGAAGAGTGGCTTTATAATTTGGAGCACCAATTGTGAAAGGTCTATATGGAACAGGATTACCTATCTGATTGTAATATCTTCCATATTTATAATCACCTAAACCACTTTTCTCATTTCCAACTCTTGTAAAGATAGCATAACTTCCAAGTTCATCAATTATTGCATAAATCTTAAAATATCCATTTGGACCAAGTTTTACAGGTGCATATGTTTGAGGTGGAAGATTTGCTCTTACTATTTCGTTTATAGGTCCATCTGAAATATTTACTCTTTCATAACCTTTAACTGGATCAACCTTCCAAAGTTCAACATAAACATCATTATTTCCTGGGGTAAGGCTTCCTGGAAGTTGAAGTGTCCCTTCTATAATTTGTGGAGTTGAAAGATCAACAGTTAGTTTAGATAAATCAGTTGTAATTGTATCTTTATATTTAAGGTAAATATACATATAAACTTTTGGATTGGTTTGTGCTTCAATAATATAGATCCCATCATACTTTGCGCCTTGATAACCTGTAACAGAATTAAAACTCCCTGTAACAATAGAGAAAAGACCATTTATATCAGTAGATGTTGTATAAACAACTGAAGACCAA encodes the following:
- a CDS encoding AAA family ATPase, whose translation is MHIKEIVIKNFQSHKYTKITLSDKINVFLGKGNSGKSAIIRALIWVFFNEPQGTSFIRKNEQSAFVSITLDSGFKVIRERGVNINKYILITPEGEKKEFSNFGREVPEEIRKVLGIKTLPLENGKKLNPQIKDQIENIYLLDEPPSTIHSTLLTISGGQVFDEAINSILVDLQRLDRREKDIKKEIDEKNNLLKNFEGIDEKKEELVKIKNEIDVFKKIQEKKNIFEKLKLELENIKKEKEEIELNINSLKRVELIEKESDSLNSKKDKLINLIDLNQKIEKVREEINKISHDLNLLKKSNLSEDLSFELKIKNEKLNNLKNLKVNLLRVKNDIFNLEKESKEIEKKIIEDKNLYVALILNSKVCPICTREIDENMKEKIKENLNKMWR
- a CDS encoding DNA double-strand break repair nuclease NurA, which codes for MKQKREYIKNIDYFKEKFNKLNNKIESLLDIENNKIFIDYILKNKEKVPIDTSNFKFNTFFVDGSMSKIGESFPNFFYIFRSLSYSPNLDIKIFIYDLFSPLIDEDRLLFEEKLLYLQNKKNQNEIDLNIFDINYVEEYLRYILMAKLEIEAAKESINYLNKGDMLFMDGSLNHFKGEVPQEFNSLLKICYEKEVLICGVVEDIGSMVISNIVKENGNTMKPHDKELLIGNLNEGEMIHIKEPFRKEGFSITFLRISSDPTPISFEIPVKWEDKYKEVAQFLMFITEKYGRGVPIFRDFAHEDVKLTDKESYLISKNFIKNEYLEKLFKLKRWLR
- a CDS encoding metallophosphoesterase, whose protein sequence is MKKILFFTDTHLQEDPISSRKDDYLKSILTKIEEVSQIANDENVDYVLFGGDFFTRPSPSYEVTISLTQVLKKFNSRPIIGILGNHDIEGRNPETYNRKAVKMLEEAKVLKIIKEGEIFPQFDEEIEIVGINYKNGIDDNIELHKIKKRDRSKILIVLVHAYLLPFKANFPHIPIEEISKISEGDIFLVGHYHDGYGIREINGKIFVSPGSIARDSKTQFDRIPQIALLNINNGKIDIKLVKLKNVKRREEIELKEERVLNSEFSFLEYFKALKDENLGASIDPEKILNEILSDRNIEDEVKEEVKKRYYEAKERIYKKY
- a CDS encoding GerMN domain-containing protein codes for the protein MKFIKIVLLLIALLSLLFSLSACAIKEKEQIVKLFYYNPELDKDQEGNILCSEKGLVPVERKIKSDNVIENTIKLLLDGKLTDEEKSKGITTEYPLEGVKLIKSELKNGTLILTFEDPYFRTSGGACRSKILWLQIEYTAKQFDEVKEVKFYPEDLFQP
- a CDS encoding ATP-binding protein, which gives rise to MSEIYVVGESNQFEVYIASREERFSLRDYFFIKDEKEYLGEIVESYTINKFFPRPDTFSERDEKIIEHLKILGFDIEKEDINIAKIKLLDEPPYPIRVGSKARRANFSEIKNIFKVEEKGLVLGGIKNSERFYDELPHKLKNLYKIIEDGKEREQREIPFIFTIEEMIQYPHIGIFGGSGSGKSFLVRVMIEEIAKFGYPAIIFDPHFEMSFSSLNKDEKGLSDFIKNIRVFTVGEDTGIEFSEISERELENLFKSIGEVEIPQEDAIYNAYLMMGNERSLTNFRENLIFLSQKSKDESDKNIVSRSSARAVLRKLSHLERLNIFGKSDRELLNWVKSEKIAVIQGSLETLKTFASFFLEKITEKRREYKDGEKKGERKEYFPPFFVILDEAHNFAPKESIYFIPSKRVLKTISQEGRKYGIFLILSTQRPSLLDDTILAQLSTKFILRTVRETDLDTIRKETDLSGVDIGRLPYLKTGDAFVSSAIFQRSIPIRIRKTFTNPPPSKNPFLELKEKKEDKKEQILNYLKREGVIEEIFFERVIKDFEVEGVIFKDINEIKIVLNELEREGLIEKEENPITTIWRMKNAY